Sequence from the Castanea sativa cultivar Marrone di Chiusa Pesio chromosome 12, ASM4071231v1 genome:
ttataaaaaatacaatttcctttaagcttgggaatctggattcccacctgttttaaagggaatccacattcctactgagaggggaatccacattcccctggcatctgattccttagcgtgatttgtaaccaaacatgggaatctttaaacattcttgggaatcctaaaacattaccccgtaccaatCGCCACATAAATGGTTTGTATGACATCCATGCTTGCATATCTGAACCCACATCTTATGTTGATTAAGCAAAAACTACATCTTCTTAAAATAAGAAAGCCTTGAATGATTGACTGGTCAAAATGAACACACCACCGAGCTTTGTGGTATAAATCATGAGATATATATTGTTTGGCAGTAACATGATTGTTGATAGCTTAAAATTAAGGATAATGTCTTTTTACTACAAATAGAGTCCTATAAAGGCATAATTAGCAGGGGTTCTCTCAACAATTCTTTATGCATCCTCATCCTCGCTTAACTCAAAGAGTGCAATTAAGAAGGTTGAAGAACATTATGATCAAAACTTAACTTCAAACGCTAATCATCCTTGAGAATATATGATAATAGAAAGACAAGAGAGATCCCAGTCCAAAGCTCTATCCATCGGTCAGCTATGCTTCTCACTCAAACAATGAAATCTTCCAATAATCACAATGGCCTTGTCAGTCCAATGCAGATTTGGCAGACAATGTAATTTACTCATCTGTTCTTGGACGCTTTGAGGGTTGGGAACCAGACTCACAAGCATCTGGCTCGGAGTTCTCTGGATCGTTGGCTTCGGATACCTTATGCTTTCCACCCAGCTCCTGTGAACTTTCTTCCAATGCAGTGTTGGCATTGACTGGATCAGTTCCTGTTTTACCATGGTCTACCTGAGAGGCATCCAGTTCACTTTTGGCAGGGGACTCTTGGACTGTATCCAATGACGGAGTTGAGGGGTTCTCCGAAGTGGTTGCTGATGTCTTCAGCTTGTCAACACCAGACTTGCATTGCTTCTCAAACATCTTTTGGAGATACCGTCCCTGTTCTTCTATTCGCAATTGTAGATTCCTTTGAATCTGCTCAGGAGTTAGAGAGACCAATATTAAACCAGAAACTACAGATACAGCAAACCAGCAATATaaggaagaaaataataataaaaggtgGGGGAGGGGACTACAGCTGAGATACATCTGTCCACACATGCTCAGCACAACCTGATATATTTGTAGTTATGAATGTTCACAAGAACACCTTATGCTTTCACCCTTAATTCAATGAGCAAAAGCAATCCAGCAACCAAAATTATAGCAGTGGCCAGTAAAATTGCAAACTAAATGTTGCAAAGAGACCTAATTTCTAAACAAACAATGCAGCAGCAACTTTTCCCAGGTCCGTTAGATTAGTGTTTCCCAGTGCCAACAAGTCCCAGCAATCTAATATACCCCCGATACACAGATTACCTAGTGTCCACACTAACCCCAGATACCTTCTTTGTTCTTCTACTCGCAATTGTAGATTTCTTTGAATCTGCTCAAAAGTTAGAGATATAATATTACACCACAAACTACAGATAGAGAAAACCAGGAATTAAGTATATTAGAAAACAACAATGAGGTGTAATATCTGTATAATTTAGTAGAAAAGAGACCActtagataaaagaaaaaatatattttatatttaaaggtCACATGCTCCAACCCATGTTGAGCAATGCCAAAAGTGCTAAACAGGGGCATAAGAAGATCTCTCGTACCATGTCACTTTTTTCACACTGTCATAGATGGCTGCAAAGGCAAAGTAAAGCTGACCTAAACAGGAAACAGATTTCCAATATAAATTGAAATCCTTTTCTCAGGAAATATTTCATACCTCAAGCTGTTCGTGCAGCCTTTTCTGAACTTCCATCTGCATTCGCAGAGCTTCAGTAATCTCCATACCCCTGTTATCCAAACAGAACATAGTTCAGAGATCAAAATAAATTGAGCATAATAATTTAACAGATCTTAACCCATCATGGTAGCCCATACCCATCTGTCTGGCTCAAAAAGCCACttttgtggatttttttaatccttttttgTAAGGCTGTTTCACTCGTTTACATAGTTTGATCAACCAACTTTTTTAAGGTTAATTGGCAGGAGAGAACAATCATGAATGATTGCCAATAGTGACTGCTCAGAACACGTTCAAGGGGCTAAAGTTGCAGTAGAAGTTACAAGCAAGTTCAGCTATGGCTGACTTCAGTCTGAAAAAGTGCTACAGCTGGCTAGTGTACTTGAACATGCAATCTTACCCTAACCACAAAGTAGAATTACTGAAGAAAATTTATGAAAACTTATTGATGACAGAACTTAAAGCATAACATGAATTGGTATAAAAACTACCTCTGATTGCTAGAGACAGACAGACGTGCAACAAGAGTGATAGATTACATGGAGAGGGCTAATGAAAGTATTCATTGGTATCTTTCATTCCTAAGAGTAATTCAAGATTGGAAAGTTGAATCATTGGATAATTTCTTGAAGGATTTATATTCTATCAGACTCAGACAGGATGGAGTAGATAGAATGGTTTGGCTTCCTTCAAAAACAAAGGGTTTTCGGGTCAAAGGCTATTACAAGGTATTGCAATCAAGGAATGACCTTAGAGAAGCATATGGAGGGTAAAAGCTCCGCCTGGGGATTGCATTCTTCACTTGGATCACAGCTTGGAGAAAATTCTAACTGATAATTTATGGAGACATGACATATTTCTGAtggattggtgttgtatgtgtttcTTCATTGTTCAATGGCTCTAGAGATGTGGACAGTAGGGCTAAGCCTCTTTGGGGAAGTTGGGATCAAAAGGCTCAGTAGTGGATCATCGATCATGTTGgaaggggtattttggaaagCATACTAGTGAAGAAATTTGAAGGTCAATCCCTTTGTGCTTAATGTGGACTCTTTGGAAAGAAAGGACTAGGCACATTTTTGAGGGAAGGGACATTTTTTCCTATGTTGCACGGACACGGCgatacggcaatttttgaaaaacaaggacATGACACGGCATggacacggcaattaaataattaattaaattttatatttaggcatattttttaacatttttagacataaaattcgtttatgtctaaaattaaattatgtaagaactacaaataagCAAATTAACACCCAAAGTAATACAACAATATACATATaatgtttagagtacaaaccaaaagtttaaatagacTACATTCAACATCAAACTAGAAACATAAAAGTGACCATGagagtgggattaaaaaaaaaaaaaattatattatatgcCACATAATATTAATGTAACAACATTACATTATATAGCACATAATATTAATGTAACaacattatataatatatatccCACTCTCATGGTCACACAGTGACCGTGagagtgggattaaaaaaaagaaaaagcgtTATAAGTTAAATACAAGCAACCCGTCCCATTCACCCAACCAAATGGCCAACAAatatcgaaaaaaaaaaaaaaaaaaaaaaaaaaaaaaaaaaaaaaaagaagcttaagCCAAGAGGTCGGACCTGAGATGTCCatgccgagagagagagagagagagagagatcggaagggaCAAGGACGGAGCGACGTCAATGGAGCTCGCCGATCGGCCCGATCTAGCTCCGGCGAGGGACAGAGGGCAGCGGCACAACGGGCAGAGGTCAGAGGGAGGGTGGGTGAGAGCTTGGGAGGTGGGTTTCGGGCTAATGAGTTCTCACTTCTCAGACTTTGTTTTAGGGTATATCATGAAATCAACGGTATTGGTAAGTCCATCTGTCAAAATCtgtgattttccttttttcttttttcttttttcactgcTGGCGTGTCGGAGCCGCGTCGGCGCCGTGTTGGAGaagcgaagaaaaaaaaaaaaaagatactgcTCGGACACCAGAGTCCGGCGAATCGCACCGGTTCCGGTGTCCGACACGTGTCGGACACGGACACGTTGCCAAAAATGGCGTGTCCGTGCAACCTAGATTTTTTCAGTACAATTGAAATTCTTCTTAAATCTCTATAAAACTCTTGTACCTCGTCTTTTcttgtgttttctttctttttggctcTTTGGTATAGTTCCCATTTACTACAGTTGCACCCTCTTTTTTTGTGCTCTTTAAATAAATACTTTTCATTAGTAATATGAACAGTATAACTACATTTGATCATTGTCAATTTCTAGATCCATCATCTTAGGGTTCTAGGTCAATGTTTACTATTAGCAGAGCCTTAGATGTCTTAAAGGTTTGCagcctaaaatattttgaatttcaccatttcctaaaaaaaaggaGGTATACTTTATGTTATCTTTTAATAGAAGTTTTTATTActtgataataataattaataaacccTATCTAAAAGAAgtttttattacttaaaaaatcctataaaaaatgagaatttcCAAGTAATACCATTGATGTCTCATCTAATTGCAAAATTCTTATTAACAGCCACGGTATCCTTCTACTTTATACCCACTCATCTGGAAACATGGTAAGTAGTATATAGCAATCCAGGGTGTAATTACATGTTGCAATAAGTTTCTCAAACTAGACTAGATTATGCAATCCTCCAAGCCCAAGAATAAAGGTAACATACCACATGATAAAATAGAATTTCCAGGTTTTAATAAATTGACTTACGTTTTCAAGTCAAGAGACATTTCTTCAATTGGAGTCAATTTTTTATCTGATGATCCTGCATATTGAAATTTAACAAGCCATTATATTAAATCCTATACATCTAATATGTAAATAGTAAAACAAGTCATCATCTCTGTGCCAAAAACATCTGCAATAAACTAGCATAAGCCAAAGCTAGGGAAAACCAACAAAGCCAGAAAGGATTAGTAAGAAGATATTTATAGCTGCTTGTTTTAATCAAAGACACTGCCTTCATTGACAGAAGTCAATACGTGTTActtccacacaaaaaataaaatggagtGAGAAACATTTCAATGTGAGTGGGGGAAACAATTAAGACACTGGCCCTATTTAATTGGGATTTCAGAATTAGTTGGGTTGAGTTAAGAAATGAGTAAGACTTGTTCATTTGATGGTAACTGAACATAACAAACTACAAAGAGAATGACATAAGATTTTGGGAATGGTTCTTAAGCCCACACCATCTAGAGCTAAAGTACACAATATTCTGCTAAAATGctaattacaaatttataattctccagatgttaaaaaataagtccCATTGCATATTTGGGATGACCAATTCTGTCAAAAATTACAATACTTTCTGTCTGTGTTTTCTTTCACAACATGCAGAAGCACCAATGACATAACTCAGACAttcaggtaaaaaaaaattttaaaaagcctCTTCCTAAAACATTTCCAACCTTTAGTTTAGAATcttaagggggtgtttggtttagGAATtctcatcactcaattttcacttttcatcactcaattatcaaatttcGTGGGCTCCACCTTAAAGATGCTTGTTTGGTTCAATTGTTTATCTCAAATCTCATGACTCATTACTCAAAAAAGTGAGTTAGagtgatgaaaactgaaaacaacttTTAGGagttttcaaaaactaaaaattgagttatgaGATATGGGATATGAGATATGAATTATGAGTGATGAGTTaaccaaacaggccataaattTCCATGAAAACATAAACAGAGGGCAAAATGCAtacttttttttactactaGTATCACTGGTAAGGTAACATGCACTCAGTAGGTCTTGAAACCAAGACCTCACGCTCCACCTTACACTTATAAAAGaaggagatgaaatttgatttagAGTTAATTGGGAGGCCAAAATGCGTACTTAAACATCCCAGCCACCTTCTCCCCAGCAAAAGAAAACATTCAATCAGAAAGGAGCTAGTATATTGAAGTTATCATCTCACCCCTGTTCTTCCCAGCAAAGGAAAACATTCGAATAGAAAGGATTTGATAGAGCAAGGAGTAAAGAAGGCAAACAAATATATCCAAAAACAGAACAGATGCATGCATAGAGTGTGCCTGTACACACGCATGCCACACATAGGCACTCATGCACACAGACACACGGGAACTTATTATATACCTTCTGACGACTCTGGCCTGTATCTGGCTGTCCTATATTTCTGCAGTTCATGAAGCAAGATCTCCAGTTAAAAGTAAAAACACACGCAAATGCATGCTCACACAGTATTTCAGTAGAAAGCTAATCTAAAGTTAAAAGAAGTCAAGCATAAATACCTGCAAATGGCTTTTCACATGATAGATAGTCAACCCTTCAACTTTCATGAGCTTCAGCACACCCTTTGGAGTAGCGCCTGTAAAATGagcaataaataaattgatgagAAACTTTCATACTTTAAGGAAAAGACCACAGTTTAGACATGAGAGTTACATACGTTCACTACCCCCAAGGAGATTGACAGCCTCCACAAAGGCTTCATGAAGTTCTGGTGTCCAACGCATGCGTGGCTTGGCTGGGGCACTATTTGCCAAGGAAGTGGGGTTAGCAACAGTGCGAATTTCTTCAGAAGTAGCAGGAAGCTGCAGAGGAACTTGGGACTGGTGTGCTTGAAAATTTGGAGATGATTTGGACACTGGGAATACCATCTAaagaaacaaacccaaaatgTTTCATAATTAATCATACTAAAAGCTACCCATTTTTACTAATGGACTAATATTAATCACGACATCTTACAAGGACCAAACCTTTGGTTCCAAATCTGTAACACTGGTGTCACCAAGAAGCTCATTCCAATTAGAAGCTAAAGCATCGTCATCGGCGATTAGCTGGTCAGCCCATTTAGTAAATTCCTCAGATGCTAGGACAGCATTACAACTACTGCTTTCTACCTGACTATTCTCGATAGGGTTATTTACAGGAAAATCAAGAAAACTTGAAAGTGAATCAGTTTGCCAGGAAGCACTGTTTTCTTTGGCATAATGTGATGCTGTAGATTGGAGAGATCCCGAAGAATGTGTTATTGGCAAAGATGCCACATTAGTTGAGGACTGAGAAATAAAAGGACTGTGTCTTGAATGCTTTTCATGGGGTGAAAGAGATGAGTAATGAAGATCTGTTGAAAATCCTGAGGATGATGAAAACATGTGACCAACTACGCTACTGTTGGAGGATAAATGACTTGCATGATTGAGAGGTCTTGTTACAAGTTCTCTTTCCATGGAAACCTGTTGAGAGTCTGGTAATTTGGGATATGTTTCTTCCAAAGGGGTTGGAAGTACTGGTAAAGATGAAGACAGTGCTCCAGACATCCCCATGCTACTAAGCTGCTTTGCACCTGGCCTTTGAAAGGATAAGGCAGGGCGTGCCTCCATCTTTTTCCTTAAATCAGAAAAGAAAGAGTGTCAGTTATTAACTCAACTAGCCTATAACCACACTTTGCTTCcgtacatttatttatttttcttttactggCAAGAATTTGGttatatttaattgaattttcattgtaattactttttatatataaaaaatgtagaAAAAGATTAGTTAATTTCATTGATCAagttttcatatattttattgtattaaatTGACTTGTAAATTTCTTTAGTTTTATAACAACATAAATTGTACCTAGTACAAATTAACAATATAAATTGCAAATAAGTATTGAGTTTAAGAATGAGGACGCAtctaaaactctctctctctctctccctcttcagGCTTTATTCACTTGCAAACTATATAAACAAAACATACATGTTGTTGTCTCTTGTTCACAAAATCTAAATACTGTTGTTGAACTTTCACAGTGACTATCAATTGTTTATATACATAATCTGAATCAGTATAGTCCATTTCTATAATACGTCATATCCAATTaaagttgtttcttttctctattgttgaatttgttgatgtgttttgcaaaaaaaaaatgctagccCTAAAATGTGAATCAAACTCAAAACAAGCACCTTACATATTTTTCAGTTGTTAAGGGTGTAAAATTCCatgaaatcaattaaaaatgtAAGATGCTTTTgaattctataaaattacacacacctattaataaatttgacacTTGGATATATCTCCAATTTGGGTGGTTTACTACAATTTGCAGTGATTTCATATGGAATTTCTAACAAAATTTCCTTCAGTATAGGTTGTTTATTGGGTTTTAGTCTCTTCTGATTTTCAggtctctcatttttttttttttaatttatataagtcATAGTAGATATTAATTTCTGTTGttttttgttaaactttgttTTAGATTATGTTGGTAGTGGAATATTACAATTAATACatatatgattttcttttagtttggtgttagtatttattatttaaataactgTATTATTAATTAAGCTAGCACAATGGTGTATTATTAGCCTAGTCATGTGGCATAAAATGAGCAAATCTAAGAATGCTAGGGCTACAATTTCTCTAAGCTTCAACTTTTACATATTATACTAGTTAACCTTTCCACCATTAACTTAGTACGGGCTGTCCACCCTATTACGCTATTAATACTCACCAACTGAAAAGCTACAGAAACCACCCTGGTTGCTTGTTCTTGATATCCACACCAATGAAAATGACATCAAGTTTTACATCTGCAAACAGAGTACAACATTAACGTAAGCTTCTAACCAAATGGAAGCATGCTGTAACAAGTATTTCTTGGTGGAGAAGAAGATGAGAAGCTTTCCATGAAACCTAAATAAGGCACAATCAAATAATTCACATTCAACCCCAagattatataaatacatatgtACGTACATAAAAATATACAGAGATACATACATAAACAATATACATATGTACATACATGAAAATATACAGAGATACGTACATAAACAATATAATGAGATCAGCTCCCATGAAACTATGAgtggaaagaaaaattaattatcataCACCTCATCATCTCACATGAACAAATGTGtttggtttgaactttgaagtttaAACTCTAGATCAGATTCTGGCACTCATGAATATTCTAGGACAGACTTTAGTCACTTCACCAAGCATGCTTGATGAtccttcatatattttttgttaagtaataaaatttattgatataaaaaagggGACACCCTAGTACATAGGGAGTGTAAAGGGGTCAACAAATCAAgtacaaaaataacataaatcaagagaagaaaagaatgatTGGTTTCATAATGCAGACAACCAATCTAATAGggttcaaaagaaaattaacttGAGGTTTGATATGGATCtctcattattttcaaaacatctactatttatttccctccaaagacaccacatcaaacaatgggGAACAATCATCCATAGATGACCATTTCGATGACAACCAAACTGACCTTGCTAACAAGCAAGGAGCCCCACAATTGATTGGCATAACTCAAgttactccaaataaacccaaaaccataAACCAGAAATCCACTGGACAATGAAGTAAATAAAGGTCAACCGATTCACCATTACACTTGCACAaataacaccaatccaaaatccaaaccttcctttttcttaaattgtcaATCGTCAGacatttccccaaagcaacatTCCAGACAAAAAAAGCCACTCAAGAACGGATCTTCTACTTCCAAGTGCTTTTCCAAGGGAAACTAAAATCATTAGAGCCCACTAAAAGACAATAATAAGCACTAACCATAAACCCCTTATTTCTATCTAGTTTCCAACTCATTTCATCCTCCCCAATCCCCCTTACAGAAAAACACATATGGTATCCATGAAGCTTGACACAACCTCCAATTCCCAATCATTAACAACCCTAACAAAACTTACATCCCAATGAAGGACCACATTAGGCAACTTCATAAGCTCAACCACACTTGTCTCCTTATCTTGGAAAATTCTAAATAATTCTGGATAACTAGCAGCAAGAGGTGTCTCCCCACACCATCAATTTCGCCAAAACTTCACCCTCGACCATCACCAATTTCATATAGAATATAACGAGACAAAGAAGGCCATCCTCAGATAATATTTTCCCACAAACTAACACCATAGGGACCAGAAACTGAACCAGTACACCAGCCACCCCATACACACCCATATTTCACCTCTAGGGTTCATCCCCTAGACCACCCATAAGAAAATTCCATTGAAGTTTTGAAATTCAGTTAGCCACAGAAGCAAGGATAggaaatatagagagaaaatgagtagGTAAATTTGATAGATTACTTTTAATTAAATtgactctacctcccttggataaGTACGAAGATTTTCATCGCGCTAATCTCCTTTCCACCTTCTCTAGAATCGGGTTCCATATTGTCTTATCCTTGAATTTTGCACTCAAAAGAAGCCCAAATATTTCATTAGGAGAGTACCTTGCTTACAGCCACGGACATTCAACAATAACTCAATATTATGAACCACTCCCACATGTGCCAATTCTAACTTATCCAGATTTATTTTTAGACCCATAACGGTCTCAAACCAAATAAGCACCATACAGAGAATCAAAATCTGATCAAGgtcagcatcacaaaaaattagaGTGTCATCAGCAAAAAGGAGATGAGACACCACCAAAGATCTTCCCTCTAAATCACCCACACGAAAACCTAACATGCGACTTTCATAGACAGCTTTATCCAATATTCTTCCAAGAGCTTCCATGaccaaaacaaataacaaaggaGACAAAGGATCGCCTTGTCTCATTCTCTGGAGCTCTCAAAAAAACCACATGGAGAACCATTAATAAGAATAGAAAAACGAACAATAGAtagacaaaagaaaatccatCTCCTCCACTTATTAGAGAAATCACTACGCTCTAGCAAATTTAGAAGAAAGCCCCAATTTACATGGTCATAAGCCTTCTCAACATCTAGTTTACAAAGTAACCCTGGCAGACCAGTCTTCAATCTACCATCAAGGCATTCATTAGCACTAAGTACAGCGTCGAAAATCTGCCTATTTAGAACAAAAGCATTCTTGAAGCTGTAATTATATCTCCAATGACCGTGCGTAGTTGGGCAGCCAAAACTTTAGCAATTGTTTTATAAACCCCCAACAAGATTAATAGGCCAAAAAACCCCTAACTTCTACTACTGCAGTTTTTTGGAATGAGAGTAATGAAGGTTGCATTCAAGTTTTTCTCAAACAGATAATAGCCTAATGAAAAGCTCAGGATGCGGGACATTTAATAAGACATTGATCCCGAATCAACCATGCCCTAATATAAGGAACCCAAGCATGCCAAACTATGATATCTAGGGTATTAATAAATAATCCATATGGAGTTGCCTTAACCTTGGCACAACCAGTTTTGCTTACTCCAATGAAGGATCACATTTTATATTCACCAAGGCCTTAGGCCTTGAAAAATGCAAAATAGTCAAATAAAATCTTCTTCCACCTAGAAGGTAACATTTACCTTCATCATTAGTCTCGAACATTTATCACAAGGAAGCATTATCCACGAACTCCTCCATTTCTTGGAGGAAAAGCAAAAGAATCACCCCGATATGGTGACAAACAGGTGGGAATAAGTTAATATAACGCATTGAACAAATTGaagttcaaaatattttcatgacTTCTTTAATAAATGTACCTTGCACATAATACGACAAGAATAAAGGTCAACTGTCATAATACTGTACATTAACCATGGAGGTTTTAACCACTGTTAAAACAGCCAAACCCAGGATCAGAAAATTAGAACAATCATGACAATGCATCAAACAACCATCACAGCACTATATATTCAATAATCATTATCATCTTACTCAAATCTCCCAAGACCTACAAATAAGAAAATAGAGGATAAAATAGGAATTGTCATTATAAAACTTCTTGATGGAAAATTGTAGAGAACAGCAGCTACCTCATTTGGCAAGTCTTGCAAAGTGCTAATTCTGCCACAAAATCAATGTCTGCACTAACTAATACCTATCTCGAGGACAATACCACCTTTGCCTGAACAAAGAATACTTAGGACTACTCCATTGATCCTTGAAATTACACATATTGATTTATTTGGATTAtctaaaagggggaaaaaaatgaagtgaTTTCCTTGTATTGAATGAGGAACAGTATCAATGATTCTAGCGCTGCAACAGTATAATACCAATGCCATTACCAGAATCAGCTTTGTATAGAACACCAAGCAAAGCCATTAAAGCTGGCTTTACATGAAATGGTTCTCGTAAAAATCTCAAGACTGGCAACACTAGTAAAGCTGTAACATGCTATTACATCCTATTCACTAACACTAATCCATGAGCAAAAGACAATGATGTGATATCACACTTCCTAAACATATATGACCAAAACTTCATATTATAGATCATCATTAAAGCACTAGCcagtcaatatatatatataggtaaagcACTATCCAGGCTGGCCACCCCACCCCAATTCACAAATTTCAGGTTGGCCAAACATAACATCTAGTCAAACATTCCACCTTATCCAGCCAATCCCTCAACTTAATCATTCACAAAGTTTTCACCACTTACTTTTAACAGGGCCACCCTTAGCTCTATCATAAGCTACCATAGATATGTAAAccaaccaaaagaaaaaccaacaAAATAAGTGGTAACTGGCTCCAAGAATCACATATCACCAATACACCCAATTCCACCAAAAACctgaaattcacaaaaaaaaatagacactGCCCCACAAGCAAATCAATCCCCACATAACAAACCAACGCATATGCATCAAAATTATAGAGCTAATACGCCATTACATGtatcaaaaaaccaaaacaacatcAAATATACATGGAAAAGACTAAAGAGAGAGAACCCAATTCAATTTGCACCCCACagattgtaatatatatatatatacacaccaaATTGGAAATAACCTCCAAATGGGTATCCCAAATTATACAGTACCCACcaacataaaattcaaatttaaccccaaaaaaatgcataacttgaacaaaatgatcaaatggGTATATCGAATTCATACCAAAAAATTCATAGATAGCTCGGAAAGATTGATAGCGAGAGTCTCAGAATCGAATCgaaaatgaagaaattttttgcaaAGCGCGATGGAGATAGTGCTGTAGTGACAGGCGGGTGTTTTTAAGTTCCATCACCGGCGTGCTCGAAAAGAAGAAGTGAACGGTGACGAGTGCGCTTAGCGctctctctctgtctgtctCTTTGGGGCCTATTGGCCACTCGCCTCTACAATATAAGGGAACAGTGTATGGATCACGCGCCATTACAGCGCG
This genomic interval carries:
- the LOC142619546 gene encoding protein PHOSPHATE STARVATION RESPONSE 1-like isoform X1, whose protein sequence is MEARPALSFQRPGAKQLSSMGMSGALSSSLPVLPTPLEETYPKLPDSQQVSMERELVTRPLNHASHLSSNSSVVGHMFSSSSGFSTDLHYSSLSPHEKHSRHSPFISQSSTNVASLPITHSSGSLQSTASHYAKENSASWQTDSLSSFLDFPVNNPIENSQVESSSCNAVLASEEFTKWADQLIADDDALASNWNELLGDTSVTDLEPKMVFPVSKSSPNFQAHQSQVPLQLPATSEEIRTVANPTSLANSAPAKPRMRWTPELHEAFVEAVNLLGGSERATPKGVLKLMKVEGLTIYHVKSHLQKYRTARYRPESSEGSSDKKLTPIEEMSLDLKTGMEITEALRMQMEVQKRLHEQLEIQRNLQLRIEEQGRYLQKMFEKQCKSGVDKLKTSATTSENPSTPSLDTVQESPAKSELDASQVDHGKTGTDPVNANTALEESSQELGGKHKVSEANDPENSEPDACESGSQPSKRPRTDE
- the LOC142619546 gene encoding protein PHOSPHATE STARVATION RESPONSE 1-like isoform X2; protein product: MEARPALSFQRPGAKQLSSMGMSGALSSSLPVLPTPLEETYPKLPDSQQVSMERELVTRPLNHASHLSSNSSVVGHMFSSSSGFSTDLHYSSLSPHEKHSRHSPFISQSSTNVASLPITHSSGSLQSTASHYAKENSASWQTDSLSSFLDFPVNNPIENSQVESSSCNAVLASEEFTKWADQLIADDDALASNWNELLGDTSVTDLEPKMVFPVSKSSPNFQAHQSQVPLQLPATSEEIRTVANPTSLANSAPAKPRMRWTPELHEAFVEAVNLLGGSERATPKGVLKLMKVEGLTIYHVKSHLQKYRTARYRPESSEGSSDKKLTPIEEMSLDLKTGMEITEALRMQMEVQKRLHEQLEIQRNLQLRVEEQRRYLGLVWTLGNLCIGGILDCWDLLALGNTNLTDLGKVAAALFV